Proteins encoded in a region of the Enoplosus armatus isolate fEnoArm2 chromosome 16, fEnoArm2.hap1, whole genome shotgun sequence genome:
- the dtnbp1b gene encoding dystrobrevin binding protein 1b, which produces MSTSPGATDGSQRNSLELDAEHAQRVPGAEQGGVPPPQVKLKERQKFFEEAFQQDMEQYLSTGYLQIAERRGPIGSMSSMEVNVDMLEQMDLMDMSDHEALDVFLHSGGEDNSAASPGTGPDVESFTTEISLQVPTQAELRHKLSSLSSTCTDSASQDTEAGGRAPVVVTLDEEEVHPDTALVDQEDQTSKDCEEGRPKV; this is translated from the exons TGGAGCTAGATGCGGAGCATGCGCAGAGAGTTCCTGGAGCAGAACAGGGAGGGGTCCCACCCCCACAGGTCAAGctgaaagagaggcagaagtTCTTTGAGGAGGCCTTCCAGCAGGACATGGAGCAGTACCTCTCTACTGGCTACCTGCAGATCGCTGAGAGAAGAG GGCCAATAGGAAGCATGTCGTCCATGGAGGTGAACGTGGACATGCTGGAGCAGATGGATCTGATGGACATGTCTGACCACGAAGCCCTGGATGTGTTTCTGCACTCTGGGGGAGAGGACAACAGTGCCGCCTCACCTGGCACAG GTCCAGACGTCGAGTCCTTCACCACAGAGATCAGCCTCCAGGTTCCCACCCAGGCCGAGCTACGCCACAAGctttcttccctttcctccaCCTGCACCGACTCAGCCAGCCAGGACACAGAGGCcgggg GAAGGGCCCCCGTGGTGGTGACCCTGGACGAAGAGGAGGTGCACCCCGATACAGCGTTGGTGGACCAGGAAGACCAGACCAGCAAAGACTGTGAGGAGGGCAGGCCGAAGGTTTGA